GACGTTTTGAAGGTATCACCAGCATATTTAAGCGACATTGAAAACAATAGAAGATATCCAATGGACAACAGTAAAATTGAAATTTTAATTGAAGAGCTAAGAATAAGCCCAGAAGAACAGGAAATTTTGTATGATTTAGCTGGCAAAGCACGTAATGAGGTGTCCCCTGATTTGTTGGAATACACAATGGACTCTGAGGTATCAAATTATGTTAGAGCTGCATTAAGAAAAGCAAAGAAGAACGATGCTACCATTGATGATTGGAAAAAAATTATTGAAGAATTTGATCAAAAGGGTAAGGATTAAAGTATGTTAAAATTCTCATGGAATAAAAGAGATAAGAATAGGGTTCCAATAATGAGTGCAAGGGAAATGGATGAGCTTGCAGAAGAGTTGGTGAGTGACTATAAACCTGAATTAATAAAAGATCCACAACCTATTAATTATGAGCATTTTTTAGAGTTTTATTTAGGTGTAAATTTAGAATATCAAGATATTAGATCGGACAACCCTGACGAGCATATTCTTGGAATGACTGCATTTGGTGATGATTTTGCATTGGTTTATGATAATGATGCAGGACGTATGAAAAGAATTGATGTAAGGGAAGGAACAGTTGTTCTGAACACTGAACTGTTGGCAGAAGAAAAAGCTGGCCGCCTACGTTTCACAGCCCTGCATGAAGGTGCAGGACACTGGTGGTGTCACCAGGACTATTATGGAATTGATAAGAATCAGCTAACCTTTTTTACTGAGGAGCGCCCTAGAGCAATAATGTGTCGATCCTATAATCTAGAAAACTTTGCTTATAGAAAGTGCGCAACACCTGTTGACTGGATGGAGTATCAGGCAGATTATATGGCATCAGCAATTGCAATGCCAAAGACCCCCTTTATGGCAGCTGCTGCTAATGTATTAAAGACCGCTGGTTTTAAGGAAAGGTTTATTGTCACTGGTGTAGATGTTGAATATGACATATATGCAGAGCTAGGTCTACCGGCCCAAATTGCAGATATGTTTGGAGTATCACGAAAGGCAGCAGAAATAAAGCTTAAGAACTTTGGGTTTATCAAAGATATTAAAAAGGTTAAAGAGGAAGCCAAGCAGCGTAGGTTATATTAAAGTGGTTTATATTTTAGGTCAATAGCAAGAAGGAGGAGTTTATGTCAAGACAAGTAAAATGTCCAAATTGTAATAAGAGATTATTTGACATAAATACTGAGGGCACAGGGGCAATTGGTATAAAATGTCCAAAGTGCAAGCAGATAATAAACATTAGTTTGAATTGAATTAATCACAGAAATATGATTATTCATACCGAGCAGCGGAGTCAATGAACTACCAAATAGCCGGATGATTGCTAAACCATTAGCGATTATTCGGCTATTTTTGTTTTTAAACATCCCATGTATTTTAGCTTAAAGTTCGTTAGATGTTAGATGTTTAAATGGTAAGCGCAAGACCACCAAAACAAAATTACATGAGGTGATCACAATGAATAAAGTTAAAGCATACAGAAAGAAGGTTAGGCTTAGCCGCAGAGAGCTTGCAAAAAGAACAGGGCTTTCAGTTTCTAATATATGTTTTATTGAAACTGGTAAAGTGGTAGCTAAGCTATCAGATGCCTGCAAAATAGCAGATGTACTAAACCGATCTTTAGATGATTTATTTCCGCCATTTATAATATCAAAGGAATAATTAGTTGGCCTTCAGAACTTGTTGTTTTAGATAAAAGAGAGCTTAAGAACGTTAGACTTGTATATTTTTTTTATGGAAAAATTATCTATTCTTGCAGGAACTTAGCCAAAAATGTTGAAGTTCTCTACTTATAAATTTGTAGGTGGGATTTAAAGTGCAAATAGCAGAATTGCTACTAGAAAATATTAATCTCACGGTAGTTTTCCGTGAGCTTGATAAGGATTTAGTTCGACGAGACATAATAAAAGGACTTTTTACAGATGAACAGCTTCAAATTGCAGAGGTTCCTGAAATATTAATAGTAAATTTTAAAGATAGAAAAGCACAGGCCATATATTCTGATAGACGGTTATTTATTAATACTCAATATTTAAGTAGTGATGAAACTAGTAGTTTTTTAGCTACATCATGTAACAACTTTCTTGAAGCTGTTCCAGGTGCAGAAATTGTTTCCTATGGTTTTAATATTGAAGGAATATGCAAAACCCCTGATTTTGATTATAATCAACATTTGCTAGAGGCTTGTTTTGCAGGTGGATATAATCTCAGCAAAAAAATCAACTCAGATATAATTGCTGTGTCTCCTGGATTTAGTTTTAATATTAAAGAAGCAAAGTTTTCAATAAACTTCCTGCCAATTGAAGAAGTCAGGTATAGCCAAGTCGATTTCAAATGTAATATTC
Above is a window of Desulfitibacter alkalitolerans DSM 16504 DNA encoding:
- a CDS encoding helix-turn-helix domain-containing protein, with protein sequence MKTENIKFGDFIKAKRMEKEITLRALADVLKVSPAYLSDIENNRRYPMDNSKIEILIEELRISPEEQEILYDLAGKARNEVSPDLLEYTMDSEVSNYVRAALRKAKKNDATIDDWKKIIEEFDQKGKD
- a CDS encoding helix-turn-helix transcriptional regulator codes for the protein MNKVKAYRKKVRLSRRELAKRTGLSVSNICFIETGKVVAKLSDACKIADVLNRSLDDLFPPFIISKE
- a CDS encoding ImmA/IrrE family metallo-endopeptidase; translation: MLKFSWNKRDKNRVPIMSAREMDELAEELVSDYKPELIKDPQPINYEHFLEFYLGVNLEYQDIRSDNPDEHILGMTAFGDDFALVYDNDAGRMKRIDVREGTVVLNTELLAEEKAGRLRFTALHEGAGHWWCHQDYYGIDKNQLTFFTEERPRAIMCRSYNLENFAYRKCATPVDWMEYQADYMASAIAMPKTPFMAAAANVLKTAGFKERFIVTGVDVEYDIYAELGLPAQIADMFGVSRKAAEIKLKNFGFIKDIKKVKEEAKQRRLY